From the Musa acuminata AAA Group cultivar baxijiao chromosome BXJ3-7, Cavendish_Baxijiao_AAA, whole genome shotgun sequence genome, one window contains:
- the LOC135643354 gene encoding ATP-dependent 6-phosphofructokinase 3-like: MESLPNPPVPQKIGADSNGSAANSNRLFDLRSSLSSVKLPVRNGAEVKLRLGKKMGSEARLCPKIEYGDGGFVLEDVPHLTDYLPDLPTYPNPLQDNTAYSVVKQYFVNLDDTVAQKIVVHKNSPRETHFRRAGPRQKVYFESDEVHACIVTCGGLCPGLNTVIREIVCGLSDMYGVTKILGIEGGYRGFYARNTISLTTKSVNDIHKRGGTILGTSRGGHDTIKIVDSIQDRGINQVYIIGGDGTQKGASAIFEEIQRRGLKVAIAGIPKTIDNDIAVIDKSFGFDTAVEEAQRAINAAHVEADSVENGIGVVKLMGRYSGFIAMYATLASRDVDCCLIPESPFYLEGKGGLLEFIEKRLKENGHMVIVVAEGAGQDLLVKSMQSMDHEDASGNKLLLDVGLWLSQKIKDHFSSNKKKMSINLKYIDPTYMIRAVPSNASDNVYCTLLAHSAIHGAMAGYTGFTIGPVNGRHAYIPFCRVTETCKKVVITDRMWARLLSSTNQPSFLSHEHIEKEDEPSTESLPNDHDVRISDGSI, encoded by the exons ATGGAGTCTTTGCCTAATCCCCCGGTCCCTCAGAAGATCGGAGCGGATTCGAACGGGAGTGCTGCGAACTCGAACCGTTTGTTTGATCTCCGGAGCTCGCTTTCCTCCGTGAAGCTGCCGGTGAGGAACGGAGCTGAAGTGAAGCTGCGGCTGGGAAAGAAGATGGGATCGGAGGCGAGATTGTGTCCGAAGATTGAGTACGGGGATGGGGGTTTTGTTCTTGAGGATGTCCCCCACCTCACCGACTACTTGCCTGATTTGCCG ACCTATCCGAATCCACTGCAAGATAATACAGCATACTCGGTTGTCAA GCAATATTTTGTGAATTTAGATGATACGGTCGCCCAGAAG ATTGTGGTCCACAAGAACAGCCCGAGAGAGACACATTTCCGCCGCGCTGGACCTCGCCAAAAA GTGTACTTTGAGTCGGATGAGGTGCATGCGTGCATTGTGACATGCGGAGGCTTGTGCCCAGGGCTCAACACTGTGATAAGAGAAATAGTATGTGGCTTGTCTGACATGTATGGCGTCACCAAAATCCTTGGCATAGAG GGTGGATACAGGGGCTTCTATGCTCGCAACACCATCAGCTTGACTACCAAGAGTGTCAATGACATTCACAAAAGAGGGGGCACAATCCTTGGCACATCAAGAGGTGGTCATGATACTATAAAGATAGTGGACAGTATCCAAGATCGTGGCATCAATCAG GTCTATATAATCGGAGGTGATGGAACTCAAAAGGGAGCCTCTGCAATATTTGAG GAAATTCAAAGACGTGGCCTCAAAGTTGCTATTGCTGGTATTCCAAAGACTATAGATAATGACATAGCG GTCATCGACAAGTCCTTTGGTTTTGATACTGCTGTAGAAGAGGCACAAAGAGCGATCAATGCAGCACATGTAGAAGCTGATAGTGTCGAAAATGGTATTGGCGTTGTGAAGCTAATGGGTCGCTATAGTG GGTTTATTGCAATGTATGCTACTCTTGCAAGCCGAGATGTG GATTGTTGCTTAATTCCTGAGTCACCCTTCTACTTGGAAGGGAAAGGTGGACTCTTGGAATTCATCGAGAAACGCCTTAAAGAAAATGGCCACATGGTCATTGTTGTTGCTGAGGGTGCAGGACAAGATCTTCTTGTGAAAAGTATGCAATCCATGGACCATGAAGATGCCTCTGGAAATAAGCTTCTGCTAGATGTTGGACTTTGGCTGTCACAGAAGATAAAG GATCACTTCTCAAGCAATAAGAAGAAGATGTCGATAAATCTTAAATATATCG ATCCGACTTACATGATTCGTGCGGTTCCAAGTAATGCATCCGACAACGTCTACTGCACATTGCTGGCACATAGTGCCATTCATGGTGCTATGGCAGGGTATACTGGTTTCACCATTGGGCCTGTCAATGGCAGGCATGCTTACATACCATTTTGT AGAGTAACGGAAACATGCAAGAAGGTTGTGATAACAGATAGGATGTGGGCGAGGCTGCTTTCTTCAACCAATCAACCTAGCTTTCTTAGTCACGAACATATCGAGAAGGAAGATGAACCATCAACAGAGTCATTGCCGAATGATCATGATGTACGGATCAGTGATGGCAGCATCTGA